A part of Scophthalmus maximus strain ysfricsl-2021 chromosome 20, ASM2237912v1, whole genome shotgun sequence genomic DNA contains:
- the gng10 gene encoding guanine nucleotide-binding protein G(I)/G(S)/G(O) subunit gamma-10 → MTSNSNLSNMRRMVEQLKLEASVERIKVSQAAAELQQYCLQNASKDALLVGVPTGSNPFREPRSCAVV, encoded by the exons ATGACCTCTAATTCCAATTTATCCAACATGCGTCGGATGGTGGAACAACTGAAGCTTGAGGCCAGTGTGGAACGAATCAAG GTGTCCCAGGCGGCTGCGGAGCTCCAGCAGTACTGTCTGCAGAACGCGAGCAAAGACGCCCTGCTGGTCGGAGTCCCCACGGGCAGCAACCCCTTCAGAGAACCACGCTCCTGTGCTGTAGTGTGA
- the btc gene encoding probetacellulin isoform X3, whose amino-acid sequence MAMVYKLYVGIIITDTTDTGPWNGHFSECPEELAHYCVHGECRYVKEQKAPSCRCQHGYIGSRCEYVDLDWRRGEKRQIIIACVIAVLVILILLIIFIGICSQRSYRLCRRRGRRREEPRNGSEKLSMMDTGAMHTILTPDSIEPPQPNAV is encoded by the exons ATGGCCATGGTGTACAAGCTCTATGTAGGAATAATAATCACGG ACACAACGGATACAGGGCCGTGGAACGGCCACTTCTCGGAATGTCCCGAGGAACTAGCGCACTACTGCGTCCACGGGGAGTGTCGTTACGTTAAAGAACAGAAGGCGCCGTCTTGCAG GTGTCAGCACGGTTACATTGGCTCCAGGTGTGAATATGTGGATTTGGACTggcggagaggagagaaacgaCAAATCATCATCGCATGCGTCATTGCGGTGCTCGTTATCCTCATTCTTCTCATCATATTCATCGGCATCTGCTCACA GCGTAGCTACAGACTGTGTCGGCGGAGGGGGCGGCGGAGGGAGGAACCGAGGAACGGGTCTGAGAAGCTCAGCATGATGGATACCGGCGCGATGCACACAATCCTCACACCAGATTCAATAGAGCCTCCTCAACCAAACGCGGTATGA
- the nxnl2 gene encoding nucleoredoxin-like protein 2, protein MVEVFTGRALLNKDGDLVDPDEALRNKVVGVYFSAGWCPPCRDFTPVLCDFYTELVEESDPPAQFEIVFVSSDKSSDDMVEYYHDVHGDWLALAWTDEYKHELKQRYKITAVPKLVIVKENGDVITDKGRKQIRDRGLACFRSWLDAAEIFQNFKG, encoded by the exons ATGGTGGAGGTGTTCACCGGCCGCGCGCTCCTCAACAAGGACGGCGACCTGGTCGACCCCGACGAGGCTCTGAGGAACAAGGTCGTGGGCGTCTACTTCTCCGCGGGCTGGTGTCCGCCGTGTCGCGACTTCACGCCCGTGCTGTGCGACTTCTACacggagctggtggaggagagcgACCCCCCCGCCCAGTTCGAGATCGTCTTCGTGTCGTCGGACAAGTCGAGCGACGACATGGTGGAGTACTACCACGACGTGCACGGGGACTGGCTCGCCCTGGCCTGGACGGACGAGTACAAACA TGAACTGAAGCAACGCTACAAGATCACAGCGGTGCCCAAGCTGGTGATCGTGAAGGAGAATGGCGACGTGATCACAGACAAGGGCAGGAAGCAGATCAGGGACCGAGGCCTGGCCTGCTTCAGGTCCTGGCTGGACGCCGCAGAGATCTTTCAGAATTTTAAGGGTTAG
- the btc gene encoding probetacellulin isoform X2 → MAMVYKLYVGIIITALALCKYCLAEGNATEGAANRTVNHCHHHDNGDNCTDTTDTGPWNGHFSECPEELAHYCVHGECRYVKEQKAPSCRCQHGYIGSRCEYVDLDWRRGEKRQIIIACVIAVLVILILLIIFIGICSQRSYRLCRRRGRRREEPRNGSEKLSMMDTGAMHTILTPDSIEPPQPNA, encoded by the exons ATGGCCATGGTGTACAAGCTCTATGTAGGAATAATAATCACGG ctctggCCCTATGCAAATACTGCCTCGCAGAAGGGAACGCCACCGAGGGGGCAGCCAATCGAACTGTAAACCACTgtcatcaccatgacaacgGAGATAATTGCACAG ACACAACGGATACAGGGCCGTGGAACGGCCACTTCTCGGAATGTCCCGAGGAACTAGCGCACTACTGCGTCCACGGGGAGTGTCGTTACGTTAAAGAACAGAAGGCGCCGTCTTGCAG GTGTCAGCACGGTTACATTGGCTCCAGGTGTGAATATGTGGATTTGGACTggcggagaggagagaaacgaCAAATCATCATCGCATGCGTCATTGCGGTGCTCGTTATCCTCATTCTTCTCATCATATTCATCGGCATCTGCTCACA GCGTAGCTACAGACTGTGTCGGCGGAGGGGGCGGCGGAGGGAGGAACCGAGGAACGGGTCTGAGAAGCTCAGCATGATGGATACCGGCGCGATGCACACAATCCTCACACCAGATTCAATAGAGCCTCCTCAACCAAACGCG TGA
- the btc gene encoding probetacellulin isoform X1 — translation MAMVYKLYVGIIITALALCKYCLAEGNATEGAANRTVNHCHHHDNGDNCTDTTDTGPWNGHFSECPEELAHYCVHGECRYVKEQKAPSCRCQHGYIGSRCEYVDLDWRRGEKRQIIIACVIAVLVILILLIIFIGICSQRSYRLCRRRGRRREEPRNGSEKLSMMDTGAMHTILTPDSIEPPQPNAV, via the exons ATGGCCATGGTGTACAAGCTCTATGTAGGAATAATAATCACGG ctctggCCCTATGCAAATACTGCCTCGCAGAAGGGAACGCCACCGAGGGGGCAGCCAATCGAACTGTAAACCACTgtcatcaccatgacaacgGAGATAATTGCACAG ACACAACGGATACAGGGCCGTGGAACGGCCACTTCTCGGAATGTCCCGAGGAACTAGCGCACTACTGCGTCCACGGGGAGTGTCGTTACGTTAAAGAACAGAAGGCGCCGTCTTGCAG GTGTCAGCACGGTTACATTGGCTCCAGGTGTGAATATGTGGATTTGGACTggcggagaggagagaaacgaCAAATCATCATCGCATGCGTCATTGCGGTGCTCGTTATCCTCATTCTTCTCATCATATTCATCGGCATCTGCTCACA GCGTAGCTACAGACTGTGTCGGCGGAGGGGGCGGCGGAGGGAGGAACCGAGGAACGGGTCTGAGAAGCTCAGCATGATGGATACCGGCGCGATGCACACAATCCTCACACCAGATTCAATAGAGCCTCCTCAACCAAACGCGGTATGA